One stretch of Rissa tridactyla isolate bRisTri1 chromosome 21, bRisTri1.patW.cur.20221130, whole genome shotgun sequence DNA includes these proteins:
- the OPTC gene encoding opticin encodes MFLGPGAEAVHPPQWPWSPARLQSGAGCGRCVGPAFPSLFAFTALQPFQGTQPRPALRCWPCWIPVTPGTMVPSAALGAVTPAGCRMRTLAWLGITSLCLGAAWAVPAKEERRKAEKPKADLVLYENLDLDNYDLTLDNYGEILDLSNYEELYDYGDLGPKIEVGTLAPRPKDPAALPDLGATAKTPKLPPLTTAGPVHPAPVPAQALPSCRLCLCIGTSVYCDDANLEHIPPLPPETTYLYARFNRIGTIRASDFTGLKKLKRIDLTSNFISWADVDAFRLLPSLQELILPENRLTALPELPRSIVRLDARLNRIPSTGLQPEAFRELKQLQFLHLSDNQLDYIPAPLPESLRSLHLQNNNIQTMHEDTFCDSQDHSQIRRALEDIRLDGNPINLSLFPNAYFCLPRLPTGRFF; translated from the exons ATGTTCCTGGGGCCGGGGGCGGAGGCTGTTCATCCCCCGCAGTGGCCGTGGTCCCCGGCACGGCtgcagagcggggctggctgcggcCGCTGTGTCGGTCCTGCCTTCCCATCCCTCTTCGCTTTCACCGCTTTGCAACCATTTCAGGGCACCCAGCCCCGTCCTGCCCTGCGTTGCTGGCCCTGTTGGATCCCTGTGACCCCCGGGACCATGGTCCCCAGTGCTGCCCTCGGAGCGGTGACCCCAGCCGGGTGCAGGATGCGGACCCTGGCCTGGCTGGGCATCACCAGCCTGTGTCTGGGGGCAGCTTGGGCTGTCCCAgccaaggaggagaggaggaaggcagagaagcCAAAAGCTGACCTTGTGCTCTATGAAAACCTGGATCTGGACAACTACGACCTGACGTTGGACAACTACGGCGAGATCCTTGACCTGAGCAACTATGAGGAGCTCTACGACTACGGTGACCTTGGTCCGAAG ATCGAGGTTGGCACCCTGGCTCCTCGTCCCAAGGACCCCGCGGCTCTCCCAGACCTGGGCGCCACAGCCAAAACCCCGAAGCTGCCGCCTCTGACCACCGCCGGCCCCGTCCACCCGGCACCCGTCCCTGCACAGG ccctgcccagctgccGGCTCTGCCTGTGCATCGGCACCTCCGTCTACTGCGACGACGCCAACTTGGAGCACatcccgccgctgccgccggagACCACCTACCTCTACGCCCGCTTCAACCGCATCGGCACGATCCGGGCCAGCGATTTCACAGGGCTGA aGAAGCTGAAGCGAATAGACCTGACCAGCAATTTCATCTCCTGGGCGGACGTGGACGCCTTCCGcctgctccccagcctgcaggagcTCATCCTGCCCGAGAACAGGCTGACGGCACTGCCCGAGCTGCCCCGCAGCATCGTCCGGCTGGATGCCCGTCTCAACAGGATCCCCAGCACCGGCCTCCAGCCTGAAGCTTTccgg gAGCTGAAGCAGCTGCAGTTTCTCCATCTGTCCGATAACCAGCTGGACTATATCCCGGCGCCCCTGCCCGAGAGCCTGCGCTCCCTGCACCTCCAG AACAACAACATCCAGACCATGCACGAGGACACGTTCTGCGACAGCCAAGACCACAGCCAGATCCGCCGGGCGCTGGAGGACATCCGCCTCGATGGCAACCCCATCAACCTCAGCCTCTTCCCCAATGCCTATTTCTGCCTGCCCCGCCTGCCCACGGGCCGATTCTTCTGA